A stretch of Acidobacteriota bacterium DNA encodes these proteins:
- a CDS encoding VWA domain-containing protein, translating into MIRVLATMAAIAGALFVQGPESRVQRSESRVHIEAVVERIGDSFVGGKFVSGLAFVGGLTRDDFIVTVDDREVPIEACVVDDSPITVVVMIDITASTMWPGVSRGGDVERALNDELLAQFRNEDRVRFASFARRVVMANAFTTNRRLARQGLVEAIAPRENERTGPSPIWDALDAALTVLEPEPGRRAVILITDGKSTGNHKNLSEVADRAIALGIPISTVSVGGPMLLSQTSDQIALVRPGLALERLSVTTGGLAVEMRKAPPTPGQPSPLTASVIALQQAYRISIATVPADGRFHTVSIRTRDASYQVRARAAFLVAQSRP; encoded by the coding sequence ATGATTCGCGTGCTGGCGACGATGGCGGCAATCGCGGGAGCCCTCTTCGTCCAGGGTCCAGAGTCCAGGGTCCAGCGTTCAGAGTCCAGGGTCCATATCGAGGCGGTGGTCGAACGGATCGGCGATTCGTTTGTGGGTGGGAAGTTTGTGAGTGGATTGGCATTTGTGGGTGGATTGACCCGCGACGACTTCATCGTGACCGTTGACGACCGCGAAGTCCCGATCGAGGCATGCGTGGTTGACGACAGCCCCATCACCGTAGTCGTGATGATCGACATCACGGCAAGCACGATGTGGCCGGGGGTGTCGAGGGGCGGGGATGTTGAGAGGGCGTTGAACGACGAGCTGCTGGCGCAGTTCAGGAATGAAGATCGCGTTCGTTTTGCCTCGTTCGCCCGACGAGTAGTCATGGCGAACGCCTTTACGACCAACCGGCGCCTCGCGCGTCAGGGCCTGGTTGAAGCCATCGCTCCGCGCGAGAACGAACGCACCGGACCGTCGCCGATCTGGGACGCGCTTGATGCTGCGTTGACTGTGCTGGAACCCGAGCCGGGCCGCCGGGCGGTCATCCTCATCACCGACGGCAAGTCCACCGGGAACCACAAGAACCTCAGCGAGGTTGCTGACCGTGCCATCGCCCTCGGCATTCCGATTTCGACGGTCAGCGTGGGTGGCCCGATGCTTCTTTCGCAGACGTCAGATCAGATAGCGCTCGTCAGGCCAGGTCTGGCCCTGGAACGGCTATCCGTCACCACCGGTGGCCTGGCCGTCGAGATGCGGAAGGCGCCGCCGACTCCCGGCCAGCCAAGCCCGCTGACAGCAAGTGTGATCGCCCTCCAACAGGCCTACCGCATTTCAATCGCCACTGTCCCCGCCGACGGGCGATTTCATACCGTGTCGATCCGAACGCGCGACGCCAGCTACCAGGTCCGCGCTCGCGCGGCGTTTCTGGTTGCCCAATCGCGGCCTTGA
- a CDS encoding VWA domain-containing protein has translation MRAILRSLVVFAAAAPMLGAAQQAPTFRAGTQTVPIYATVQDRNGRLVPDLTREDFEVFDSGKPVPITVFSNEIQPITVVVLLDMSGSMANRLLRVREGALHFIRALRPEDRARIGTFGEEIAISPWLTNDKGRLERILGEELWPGGSTPLWGGLNEAVRSLESETGRRVVLTLTDGVAAGSLPGFDVGRQEVERRTLAGGFMIYAIGLAGGNKTPATVLTSSLDGQMVQLVARTGGGHFELANDDDLETTFGRVAEELRRQYLIGIVQGSSDGKTRSIEVVTRNRDLNVRARRSYVAGAAR, from the coding sequence GTGCGAGCCATCCTTCGCTCGCTGGTTGTGTTCGCCGCCGCGGCGCCGATGCTGGGTGCTGCACAACAAGCCCCGACATTCCGCGCCGGTACACAAACGGTGCCGATTTATGCCACCGTGCAGGATCGCAACGGGCGCCTGGTGCCTGACCTGACGCGCGAAGATTTCGAGGTGTTCGACTCCGGCAAGCCCGTTCCCATCACCGTCTTCTCCAACGAGATACAGCCGATCACGGTTGTGGTGCTGCTCGACATGAGCGGCAGCATGGCGAACCGGCTGCTGCGGGTGCGAGAGGGCGCCCTGCACTTTATTCGCGCCCTGCGTCCGGAGGATCGCGCACGTATCGGAACGTTCGGCGAGGAGATTGCGATCAGCCCGTGGCTCACCAATGACAAAGGTCGACTGGAGCGGATCCTGGGCGAGGAGCTCTGGCCTGGCGGCTCCACGCCGCTGTGGGGCGGCCTCAATGAAGCGGTGCGATCGCTCGAGTCCGAAACAGGCCGGCGCGTGGTGCTGACGCTGACTGACGGCGTCGCCGCCGGCAGCCTGCCTGGCTTTGACGTCGGACGCCAGGAAGTGGAGCGCAGGACACTCGCCGGCGGCTTCATGATCTATGCCATCGGACTAGCCGGCGGCAACAAAACTCCAGCCACTGTGCTGACTTCTTCCCTGGACGGGCAGATGGTGCAGCTGGTGGCCCGCACGGGAGGCGGACACTTCGAGTTGGCGAATGACGATGACCTGGAGACCACATTTGGCCGGGTGGCAGAAGAGCTGCGGCGGCAATACCTGATCGGCATCGTGCAAGGCTCGAGCGATGGAAAAACGCGATCGATCGAAGTGGTGACGCGCAATCGCGACCTCAACGTCCGGGCCAGGCGGAGTTATGTGGCTGGGGCCGCGCGATGA